The DNA region GTCTCATAAGCGCGGAATAGCAGCGACTTGACGGCGCTCTCCGACACCTTCAATATCCCCGCAATCTGGCGGTAATCCACGTCCTGGTACTTGTGCAGGATCACCGCGGCGCGCTGGTTTTCCGGCAGTGCCTCGATGGCTTCGCGGATCATGCGGCCGCGGTCGGTTTCAATCAGTTCCTGCTCGACGGAAGCCTTCGGATCGGTAAATTCGAGCGGCGTTTCACCGTCTTCCGGCCGGCCGTTGCCACCCTGATGCTGCCGCCCCCTCGCGTTCCGAATGGCGTTGAGGGCGAGGTTGGTGGCAATCCGGTAGAGCCAGGTGGTAAAGCGCGCGTCCGGACGATAGCGATGGCGTGCCTTGTAGACGCGGAGAAAGGCCTCCTGTGCCAGGTCTTCCGCCAGGGCCTGGTCGCGGACCATCCTGCAAAAGTATTTGACCAAGGGCAGGCGATAGCGCCGGAGGAGTTCGTCGAATGAAGCGGCATCGCCCTGGCGAACCCGCAACATCAAGTCGAGATCCGAGTCAACCACCATCGCGCCCACACCAGATATAACACACGATCCGCCAAAGAGTTGCGGCCGGGCCCATATTGTGGCACGGCCACTCTGGCCGTGTCTTTTGACCTCAGCACAGGCGAGAGCGCCTGTGCCACAAATCAATTCGATCAGGGGTTCAGCACCTTGCGGGCCGTCTCCGCTCCGAACGCCGGCAACTTCGGGTCCGTCAGAAGCCCGATTTGCTTCAGCACGGAAGCCTGGTCCCAGTAGATGTGCTCGTGGGCCAGCTTGCCTTCGCGAAAGTGAACGATAACCACCAGGGGCACCTCAACATGGCGGTTGGTTGGAGGAACGCCGGGAAGCATCCAGGGCATTTCCTGAGTGTGGGTGAACGAAAAAATCATTTCGTCCACAAGCTGATCCTCGCCAACGGTCCTCGACACGGGCGTTAATGTCGTGTCGGGCGGCATGCCAGGGATGAAGTCGCGCGAATAGAAATCCCGCAAGGCGGCCTTGCCCTGTCCCCCGGTCATCACCGGCACGTGGTTGACATGAGCGTCTTCCACCATGGTCGCCAAGGTGGCTTCCGTGTCTCGCGTCACAAATTCATGTTTCGTATGTTCTTCCCATAATGAGGGCAGGTTCGGAGTTTTCATGGCGCCAATTCTACCACGGCCGTAAAGGCGGCTTTGGGCCTGTAAATTCATATGGCCCAACCCGTTCCGGCCAGATTGCCGGACGCAACTTTCCGGCCCCAGCCGGGTTGATACAACCTGGAAGCGTCTGTCGCGCAAGGGGTGTAATCGAAAGAGTACGGCTGAAGAAGCCTAGGCGGGCGAGGGCTTTTCGGGGCATGGCG from Terriglobia bacterium includes:
- a CDS encoding ester cyclase is translated as MKTPNLPSLWEEHTKHEFVTRDTEATLATMVEDAHVNHVPVMTGGQGKAALRDFYSRDFIPGMPPDTTLTPVSRTVGEDQLVDEMIFSFTHTQEMPWMLPGVPPTNRHVEVPLVVIVHFREGKLAHEHIYWDQASVLKQIGLLTDPKLPAFGAETARKVLNP
- a CDS encoding sigma-70 family RNA polymerase sigma factor yields the protein MVVDSDLDLMLRVRQGDAASFDELLRRYRLPLVKYFCRMVRDQALAEDLAQEAFLRVYKARHRYRPDARFTTWLYRIATNLALNAIRNARGRQHQGGNGRPEDGETPLEFTDPKASVEQELIETDRGRMIREAIEALPENQRAAVILHKYQDVDYRQIAGILKVSESAVKSLLFRAYETLRARLEPLVRGGQL